The following DNA comes from Alnus glutinosa chromosome 6, dhAlnGlut1.1, whole genome shotgun sequence.
TGTTCTTGGAGCCTGGCGTGACCTCAAATCCTTTGTACATGGAACGATCAGACGATACCTGCGCAGGTAATTTCGTTGATGGCAACGAGGACCCGACTATTGACTATTTGTGTCCCATGATTCCATGAATATTCGGATCGGATTCAACATATATTGCAAGATGTCATGATCATGTGTAGTGAGAATTAAGGGAATAATTAAAGAGGATCTTATCCTAGTTCCGTTCGGTCGTTTTGGGTGTTAATTTCTCTCTTGTAATTTATGGGTTGGACTTGACTTTACTTCCAAAACTATTTAGGGCATGTTGGAtaatacttgtttttttttttttttttaattatttttcataaacatgttagggttatttttttgaattaaaattctattcaaattttatttaattttttctaattttatctcaagTTCTTTAAAcgatctaaacataatttcaaaaaacaaatttttttcagtaatcataattttaaatataataaattaaaaatagtaaaatatactacaacaaaaatcacacacacaaacaaacgAGCCCTTAAATTTCAAGTTATATATACATTATCCAAAGCAGGGAAGCGAAGAAGGGACATTAAAAGTTTCGTTGGTTAATTAGTAcgtatatgtttttaaaaaggtTTCATTTTAGATTTTCTCCATTTCTCAATTATTATTTACCAATTCAACCGGTTTATTCAATTCTCACAGCGCCACTTTCGTAATTAATAGATAGCTTCAATTATTAGTAATAGCTGGAGTGGACTCACAAAAtcgtcatttaaaaaaaaaaaaagaaaaaagaaaaaggggctCTGGCGATTTTTTTCCTGTGAAGGCTAAAACCCCTTTTTGAGCGTGTTACTAACGCTTCCCTTCTCCTTAGTGGTTTGTAGTAGTTTTTgtctataaataaatttatttctctctttggGCTTTGCTGGTACCTTAGAGGTGAAGGGGTGGTGTTTTCTCATTCTTCTGGGATGGAGATGTGGTTTTTTCTTTCGATTTGTGGGGGGTAACAGCAGACGATTTTCTCCAGTTTCCAAGTTTTTGTTTCTCTTCCTTGGGTCTCCGGTTTGATTCGTGTTGCCGGGGGTTTTGGCCTTTGGATCGGTGTTTGTGAAGTGGCAATGCTGGGTTGGAACGCCACGCGGGAGCCGAATTCATACAGGAGTCTTTGAGACGGCACTGCTGGTCGGGCTGGCCACGCGTGGTATGTTATCATTCAAATGTTTTGTGGTTGATTGCAGCAGCAGCGGCGGTTTTCTACTGGAACGGCGGTTTAGGGCGCGGAGGGGTTTGGTATTGGGCAACTTTGCTTCTCCGGTTTTCTCGTAGCAGGGGCGCAAGTTCGGTTTCGCTAATTTCGGATCTATACCGAAAATTTGGGCGCTCTTTTCAGGTGAGGCCGGAGGTTTCGGGCGAGGATTGGCTCAGTTTTCGGACCTACTGGAGGTTGCAAACAGTTGAGTAAAAAAGGGGAAGTGGGAAAAATGGTCCGCTAGTGCATTTGTAGTTTTTTGTCTTTGTTAATGTATGGTTGCTATTGAATGCAGTTGCTgggttgtttttttaatatcaaaaccTGGTACTCAAAGCTATTTTATAGCTTAGTTTGTGTGCCCTCTCCTAGATCAAGTAGGGTTTTATGGTGTTGTAGAGGCATCTTTCTGTAGTCTAGGTTTTTTGAGCAGCTGTATTTTGTAATTGTCTTAGTCTATTTTGCCTAGGTGGATGTAACATtactgattgacctagtgtCCTAGTGTCCTtgtagaatactgattgacctagtgtccggatggtgttgctctgtcgtccagACATCTTCAACGTAAAGTTACTGaacactgaggggcgtccggaccccttcaaaggctcatccggacggttgcgcaggaaccggttgatttggctttggattttgcaagaactcttcatggacatcttctagaagcttgtgatcagtcacatgctttgatttgaaaactgtctgaatacatgaagattctgaaatgaaaaccgaccatcctgttaattcgcaaccattatataaagtgtttttgtttatacagaatgtagccaattaaattACTAACAAATATATTCATAttctttttgaatatgtgttagggttttaaatttttgaaattggaagaaagtattttataatagaaagtgattggaaatgattggattgtatgaaaagttgtgtataatgattgatgttatgaaaataagtgttaattttttgagattgaaaaagtatattttttaatagcaaGAAATGatttaattgtatgaaaagttgtgcataatgattggtatagtaaaaattaatcttggaaaaaatatcattttagccccgcaaactatcaaaacctttgaaaaagctCCCATTTGACAAAATATTTccatattacccctgccacgtgtcacttttctgttaaaaaataataaaactaataataaaaaaaattaaaaattaaaaaaactaaaattttatttttatttttgaaaaaatatatatatagtgttttgGGGTTGCCggccaccccgaaatccatttgggATAGTccgaaagccacccccaggccactgggggtAGCCGCACGACCACCCCAGGGGTAGCCtgaaatccatttggggtggcccgaaagccacccctagggctcagggggtggcgtgcggccacctCCGGCCACTATGGGTAGCCTCGCGGCCACCCTCGACCCCatgggtggcccgaaagccacccctaaggccaccccgaaatccatttggggtggctttcggcgcgggggggggggggggcggggggggtcagggggtggcgcacggccacccctaggggccgcagtggcctgcgagccaccccattttcctatttttctttaaaaaaaaaaattaattttttttagtttacctttttattaattttacttttcttgaatttactattccaaaaaagaagaagcagacgTTACAATGTGGGAGTGGTTGGGTGTGTGCACACAGATATGTACGAATGCAACCGACGGACGAGATTCAACCATTGTACATCGTGATTTACTCCAACGGTCGCCACAAGATCAAAAAAACAGATAGCATATATCGACATACACGTTAGTCTTGCCTTAGGCCTACGTCTGAAAACTCTAGCATAGCCATCTCATCACTGAACAATCGGTTTTAGAGTAGCATTTAATGCTACAAAACTCAAAAGTCAACCTTTGTTAACTGCCAGCATAGAAAGAATAAAATTCACGCTTTTATCGTTTCACCTCGAAATTCAAACTACATTCAAACTATGTTCAAACAACTGtcgggttttattcaacttggttGCAGGTTTCgggttttcaaataaaaactcGGTTCAAATATTGAATAACATTCGACCTAAACAGACCATAAGAATATGCGGATCGTGAATCTTACATTACGTGTattaaataaaacctaaaatcgTTGTTTGGTGCCAAGGGAGCGAAGAAGGTACGATGCCCTTTAatatagaataatgattcattgccacaTTTTTATACTTCACCACCTTACTTAGgtagcaaggtggtccctcaccttattttatttttaaaattcaaaaagtagtaggagaccaccttgtcacataggCAATGTGGcaaaaagttgtataaaaaggtggcaatgaatcattactctttaatatatatacaattgCATTACGTGTACAGATGTGGGctgttttcttggttttttttaatgggGTTTGGCTTTTAGAATACAGTTGTTTTAGTCTTGATACTAATTAAAGAATGTTAAACTAAGCTATCAATTTTTATAGGATGTGTGaatttatcacaaatttaatatgaaattaatggATAAATATCTAAAGATTtgacacatttaattaaataaattgaattaaaatgacTTGTACAAACTTATATACTCATATCTCAATCAATATGATCCACGAAATTGATAagtaaaattgaatttttaccCTAAACTAAAGTATATATTTATAAGCAAATGACCAAATTATAAAGGTCAGCGAAGATCGAGTTAAATGCTTCATCAGACTTTGAGAATTGTTTTGGTCTGAGTGTCGTATTACCACGAGCATATCTCCTTTAGACCATTGATTGGCCTGTAGATTCACACCACAGTACAGTGCAGTTGCTTTATTCCAATTCGAGCAGTCAAAGGGCCCTTGTGATCGAGGCCACTTTTTCGGAAAGATTTGAAACCTGTTGGATCGGTTAGTTATCCAGGATTCTTTCACAATTGTAAACTAATTGTTAGGAATTTGAACTCATTCTGCAAGAATCATTGGCTGTCTAAAAATTGTAGCCGTTTCATTAGTTGATCAAATAAATTCTGAATTGAACGAGTACACAGGTAAATCCCGTGCAGGCCAGGCTACAATTCGGTAAACGAATTAAAAAAAGAGTTGGTTTGTGGTATAGCTACAGCAACAGAGTTGATTCTATCAAGTAAcaactgttagaatatttatgccaaatatattcttattctcattctcattctcatTTAGGCTAAACTCATGcctcaaaacatatatatatacttccataagtataaaataaatgtgaaaaacaGCATTACTCTGGACCTAAAGGATGATaatttgttttggggtttttaagTAGAGCTCCCACAGCACAACACCCGGCTAGCTAGCAGCTGGTTGCACCGtggagaaataaataaaattccaagGCTCTCTAGCAATGCTAGTAGTATTGCACCACCAACCTGCTGTAGCTCAACCCCTCACAACAACCGCCCTACTAGACATAGAGGGACGGAGATGAGTCCCCTTATTGAGAGCTCTGAGGAagcaaatacaaaattaatggaattcaATCATAGACATATATAGCAGCTCCTTATTAAGAACCACcatccaattaaaaaaaaaaaaaaaatcactttttgggCCCATTCGTGGCGAATTAATATTTAAGTAGTGAATCGattaatgatttatattttattaacgaaTTAAATATCAGGTGATTTTCGTCAAAGATTTAGAtcgaataatattattaaagcATTAGAGCTATATATTTAGACAGGTTGGAGCTGAGTCATctcaataaataattataaaaaggaTAGATTTTATGATCAAATCCCGATTTTCACCAATTTGCTGTTTAGATTCATATCGTTAGTTAGTaattcaagaagaaaatatGAGAGAACTATTATGAAGTTTATCTGTCCGAGTCGATCATAAGAGCTCTCTTACAGTTGTAAACTGGATTGTTAGCAATCTGGGCGCGCAGTAAAATTGTTGGGAATCTCTATATAAGTTTCTTTCCAATTAAACTAAgtttaaggaatttttttttaatctaatctATAATATTGTCATGTATTCCTTAATATGTAAGAAGTACATGCTTTTTTAGTAACAcatgagaaattttattttttttcttcataaaatttcCTTGGACTCCATTAATGGTATTGAAAAAGCATGGCAATAGAGGTTACAACTTACAACGATTatgtaattgaaaaaaaaaagaaagaaagaaaggctTACAACGATTATGTGTTTGCTTTCATTATCACCAATGGTGGAATTTATGAGGAAGAAGACTATTCTTATGGAGGAGAAATGGGATCCTCTTCACTTGAAGTGTAATGAAAATGAGTTTATTTTGTGGTCAATATTATATTCTACATATCTAATGGTATGAATGTTACTATATCTTGTCATatcctttaaaaattttaaatgacacgTAACATCATATATACTACTAGAAACCtagatacaacaaaataatattttaattatgaaattacCTCTTTCCATTTCAGTCAAAATGAGATCAATTTGATCTCACAAAATAAAGTAATGTTATTGACcatctttttatctttctaaagttattaaaatttttaaaatcatcattaaatttaagatgtatcattattagatttcaatataatcataattttgAAAGCCTAATCAACTTTCAAACGAGAAAATAATAGTCCGTAACATTACTCCATGAAATAAGGCACTTGTgagaagaaaaatgtaaaaagaaagCCAATAGTCGTGTAGGCCTCAGACAGCTTGCGCCCAAGCCCATTATATTGGGCCTGTCAAAAAACAAGCAAGGCCGTTCCTTTGTAGGGTATGTAGGGCATCCTTGAGGTGGGTATGGGCCGTTGGATATGGGTCATCAAAGGGTTCGGATTACATCATTATGAAGCTAGAATTCTTGGGGACCAAAATGATGAAGAAGTAAAAGGAACAGAACAGATATTGTAAAAACTAATGACAACATCGaggttacaaaaaaaaaaaaaaaaaaaaagaactaatgaCAACATCGCAAATGTGTTGAAAAGATTATATTTTTCTGAAATAATATTACATATGacatacaatttatttataataatagtCTAATTAAGCATGATGCTTGTGATCACATGAAACACACACATACGTAAATATTAGAGACAGAAAAATGCATGGGTCTCTAGGCCACAGCAGCGCTAGCTTCATGGCTGGGAGACGGATCGAGTAGTGACCGCACGCTAGTAGAACCTGTAAGTCTGCTGCGCAAACGCAGCTCTCTGGGTTCATTAtcattctcattctcattctCCTCTAATGATCTCCCCATAGTTTCAGGCGTGAAAAGAAATGTCACCACCGCTCCCATAACACAAACTCCGGAAAGTATTACCCATGTGACAGTCATTCCAATTGGGTTGGGATCactattcttctttttattagtaTGTAAAGCCAAGGAAAATCCAACAGAACCAATAATTGCCCCCACCTTCCCAGCAGCCCCAGAAATGCCATGACATGTTGATCTAAATCTTGCTGGAAAAAGCTCAGCGGGCACTATAAAGGTGGTGGTGTTTGGTCCgaaatttgagaagaaaaagataaggcCATAGAGGACCTTGAAACCTACACCTGTGTGATGATCTTGCCAATGCAGCATATAGGGTATCCCAATTGCCAAAGAAACCGCTGCCATCAATATAAAACCTATTGTTTGGATTCTGACTCTACCAACACGATCAATGAAATAGACGGTGAACCAGTAGCCTGGAATTGTGGAACAGGCTGTGataattgcttggatttttgcTAGTTCAAAAGCATTTCGATAGGCATTTTTGTGTGTATCCAGTGGATTTCCGTATATCTGAGGTTGGAAGAGATTGATGCTGTAAAAGACAATGTCGACAAGAAACCATGAGCAGGAACAAGCAAACAAATCACGACCATGGTGACGAAAGAACTGCCTGGAGAAGAGGGGATAGGGTGGTTCTCTTGGTGGCAGTGGATAATCTTCCGCAATCTGACTCATTGAAATTTCCAACACTTTCTCCATGTCCTTAGCCGCTTGGACCACATTTTGCTCCACCAAAGCTGTATATCTGGAGAAAAACAGAATGCAAAAGATTTCTCCCACATTTttccatttattaaaaaaaataaaattataaaaattgaaatctccTTTAACCTTCGTTTCAAATCAATCCTTTTTTATTTCCGTTCAAACAAAATGTCCATGTCAAAAGTGTTTACCAAATTTAATTTCCTGCATATATATTGACCAGTTTGAAAATCCCTCGCCCCTCTCCTTTtcttaggaattttttttttaataattagaaaataagattgatgtgatataaagttgaaataatttatatgaaaaaatcaaaaaaaaaaaaaaaaaaaaaagaaaaaaagaaaagaaaaaaaaaagggaagtgCTAGAATTTTTCCATGTATTgcagtgagtttttttatttaaaaagtaataaaaaaatgtttatgtgatataaaaagtgaaaaaagttaagaatgttttgaagttgatgttttttgagagaagtgaaaaaaagagaaatgaaggaGAAAGAGAGTTTCAAACGGGGCCAACATGTGCCATAAACCAATTTTAATGACACATAACTTATGTGTCTGTCATATAAATTATGTGCCAGTAAACAAACTTTCTTGACTACAAAAGCTTTAAAAATATAGGTGGGGAATTAAATGTTAAGAATGATTTCTTGATATTTAATATCTACTTCTTAACGCATAATAAATGTTAATACCTACTTTCTGCCCCCATAATAAATTTTCTGACACATAATAAATGTCaagaaagactttttttttatttttttatttttaattcttttttgttttgtttttattgcatCAGGTCCCATTTATAAGCAGGCCAAGCCACGCGTCTTCGTACAGTTTCCATTTACTAGTATCCTTTTCTTCAAACTCAACGTCCGACAGACGTTTTGTACTGAACAACTCA
Coding sequences within:
- the LOC133871185 gene encoding probable inorganic phosphate transporter 1-9: MALKVLSALDTATTQLYHFKAIVIAGMGLFTDAYDLFCISPIMTLIGRVYYEKVDKDDSKYKVPLAVTSTMLAMALLGTTIGQLVSGWLGDRLGRRHVYGTALMIMVLSSIGCGFSICRTRNCVLVSLGLFRFLLGLGIGGDYPLSATIMSEFANKRTRGALLAAVFSMQGFGILAASMVTMVVSKIFEVSKIFEATSDLSTKDPTQVSTKDPTQVDIAWRLILMLGAIPAALTFYWRMMMPETARYTALVEQNVVQAAKDMEKVLEISMSQIAEDYPLPPREPPYPLFSRQFFRHHGRDLFACSCSWFLVDIVFYSINLFQPQIYGNPLDTHKNAYRNAFELAKIQAIITACSTIPGYWFTVYFIDRVGRVRIQTIGFILMAAVSLAIGIPYMLHWQDHHTGVGFKVLYGLIFFFSNFGPNTTTFIVPAELFPARFRSTCHGISGAAGKVGAIIGSVGFSLALHTNKKKNSDPNPIGMTVTWVILSGVCVMGAVVTFLFTPETMGRSLEENENENDNEPRELRLRSRLTGSTSVRSLLDPSPSHEASAAVA